In Pseudomonas flavescens, the sequence TGTGCAGCGTCTGGCATTGATCGATGGCCTGGTTCCGCCGACCACCGAGGCCGACGCTGCGGTGGCCAACCTGGGCGACTCGCTGCGTGCGCAACTGGCCCTGTCGGCCAAGCGCAAGCCGGTTTACCCGAGCCTGGAGCGTGCCGCCCAGGTGCGCCAGCGCGGCGTGGGGCTGGTCAGTTTCGAGGCCGCCGAGCTGCTCGCGCAGCGTGGGCTGATGCCCGTGCCTGGTGGCTACACCTGGCGTACCGACAACCGCCTGACGTTACCGACGCCCTTGCGCCTGACCCGCGCCCATGTACAGGCCTTCGTGGCGGCGCTGCGCTGCCCGACCAGCCTGGTATTGGCCGAGCATGGCCTGCTGGCGCAGCGTGAGGGCCTGCAAGGCTTGCTGGCGGCGACGGCGATCAGCGTCGAACGGCTGCCAGGAGGGCATCATCTGCATCTGGACGACGAGCGCGGGGCGCAACTCGTAGCAGACTGTTTCAATCCTTTCCTGAACGCGCCTTGACGGCCTGCTGCAACTGGGGAAAGGTGTCGGCATTGCAATGGAGACCCGCATGACCGACATGTATACCGTCGCGCTGGAAGCGCTGCTCCCGTCTGATGCTGTTAACGCTCTGCCACCTGCCTCGCAGACCCTCGACCCGACTGAGCAACGAGGGGCTTCATGCGTCTGAGTTACCTGTTTCCCCTGATGCTGGTCAGCGCCGCTGCCACTGCTGATGTAGCGGGCAGCCGCGATCTCGATGTATTGCCGCGCTTTCCCGGCAGTGAAATCGTCACGTTCAAGGAGCAGGCCGATCAGGAGCGGCTCTATCCGCAAGGCACCATCCGCCGTATCAGCGGGCGCCTGCGTTACGAGCGCGAGGTACTCGCCACCGGGCAGCTCACCGCCATCACCTATGAGCTGCCACGCACCCATAATGCCAATGAAGTGTTTTCCGCCGCGCGCGAAGCGCTGCAGGATAAGGACGCCCACATCCTTTACTGGTGCGAGGGCCGCGAGTGTGGGTCCAGCAGCCTGTGGGCCAACGCGGTGTTCGGCAATTCGACCCTGTACGGTTCCGATGATCAGCAGGCCTATGCTTTGCTGCGTCTGGCCGAACCCAATCAGGACAGCCTCGTAGCGCTGTACAGCATCACCCGTGGCAACCGCCGTGCCTACCTGCATGCCGAGTTGCTGGCAGCCAGCCAGCCATTGGCGAAAGTGCTGCCCACGCCTGCCACTCTGCTGCGTCAGCTGAAAAGCACCGGCGACCTGCGGCTGCCCGGGCAGGAAGAACCTCAGGAAGAATGGACGGAGCTCCTGGCGCGTAGCCTCAATCAGGACAGTACCTTGCGTGTCAGCTTGTCCGGTGCGCATGCCGAAGCCTGGCGAGAAGCGCTGATCGAGCAGCGGGTGAGGGCGGCTCGCCTGGAACTCGGTGAGAGCGACGGCGACGGTTTGCGCATCGACGTGCTACGTTGAACGCGCCCATCAGGGCCTGAGTCTGGTTTTCTGGAAACACTGAAAAATGCCGAATAACGACCGTTTGCTGGTGCAGATCCTGCTACTGGGGTTGCTGGGCGCCAGCCTCTGGGTGCTGGCGCCGTTCTGGTCGGCGCTGTTCTGGGCCGCCGTGCTGTCCTTCGCCAGTTGGCCGGTGATGCGCTGGCTGACGCGCCTGCTCAAGGGGCGACAGTCCGTCGCTGCCGGGCTGCTGACCGGCGTGTGGATCGTGCTGGTCGCCGTGCCGCTGGTCATGCTTGGCGTCAATCTGGCCGATCACATTCGCGATGCCACCGCCGTGATCAAGGGGTTTCAGGTCGAAGGCCTGCCACCCCCGCCGACCTGGTTGCACTCGGTCCCTCTGGTCGGTGCGCGCCTGGTCGGCATCTGGGAAACCCTCGATCAGCAGGGCTCGGCGCTGTTTGCCACGGTGCAGCCTTATCTCGGCCAGGTCGGCAACTTCCTGCTGGTGCGCAGTGCCAAGATCGGTGGGGGCATTCTCGAGCTGGCGCTGAGCCTGATTCTGGTGTTCTTCTTCTATCGAGATGGCCCACGGCTGGCGGCGTTCGTCGAAAGCCTGCTCGAGCGGCTGATCGGCGACCGCGCCGAGCATTACCTCGAGCTGGTGGCCGGAACCGTGCAGCGGGTGGTGAACGGCGTGCTGGGCACTGCGGTCGCGCAGGCGATTCTCGCCTACATCGGTTTCATGATCGCTGGCATTCCAGGCGCCCTGTTGCTGGGCCTGCTCACCTTCGCCTGCAGCCTGATCATGGTGCCGCCACTGATCTGGGGGCCGGCAGTAGCCTGGCTGGTCTGGCAGGGCGAGATCGGCATGGCGATCTTCCTCGGTATCTGGGGCTTCTTCATCATCAGCGGCGTGGACAACATCCTCAAACCGTACCTCATCAGCCGCGGCGGCAACCTGCCGTTGGTGGTGGTGCTGCTCGGCGTGTTCGGCGGCATTCTGGCGTTCGGCTTCATGGGCCTGTTCCTCGGGCCGACCCTGCTGGCGGTTGCCTACAGCCTGCTCAGCGACTGGGTCGCACACAAGGCACCAGCCGGGCTCCCGCCGCGCGAAGAGCGTACGCCTCCAGGCTGAATGGCGGCGCCCTTCAGTGGTCGCCGCGTTCGTATTTGTCGAGTGTGTCCCTGGCAATCTGCCGACCCAGCATGATCAGCTCCGGCGCCTTGTAGAACTCGAAGAAACGACACACCCGCTTGGGCACGTTGATCAGGATGTCCGGCGGATAGCCAGCGATCTTGTACTGCGACAGCGATGTCTGCATGACCTCGAAGCTCTGGTTGATCAGCTCCAGCAGCGACGCCGGCCCGACCATGTTGGCGACCCGCGAGCCACTTGCCGATTTCGGTGCGCTGCCACTCTGTGGTGCTGCCGCGGGTTGCTGGGCGTGAGGATCGACCGGGTCCTGCAGCCACAGATCGGGCTGCAGCGGAGTCGTTGGTTGAACACGGTTTTCCAGCAGCAGAAGCTGATCGTCCTCGCCACCCTTGCGGCGCAACGACGGCAGCCGCGAACCCAGTGATGCCATCAGTTGATCGAAGCGGCCTTTGAGCGCCGGCGTGCGTTCGATCATCGGCAACTGATAGTGCTGTTGTTGTGCCGAGTTGAGGTTGACGGCGATGATCAGATCGCAATGGCTGGACACCACCGGCACGATTGGCAAGGGGTTGAGCAGGCCACCATCGACCAGCATGCGCTTGCCCTGGATGACGGGTGTGAACAGGCTGGGAATCGCCGCCGAGGCGCGCATCGCCTGATGCAGGCAACCTTCCTGGAACCAGATTTCCTGCTGGTTGGTAAGGTCGGTGGCCACGGCCGTGAAAGGGATGTTCAGCGCTTCGATATTGATTTCGCCGACGATGTCGCGAATCCGCCCGAAGACCTTTTCGCCACGAATGGCGCCCAGACGAAAGCTCACGTCGAGCAGACGCAGCACATCCAGGTAATCGAGGCTCTGTGTCCAGTCGCTGTAATCCTTCAGCTTGCCGGCCGCATAGATGCCGCCGACCACGGCGCCCATGGAGCAGCCAGCGACGCAGCCTATCTCGTAGCCGCGTGCTTCCAGTTCCTCGATCACGCCAATATGCGCGTAACCCCGTGCACCGCCGGAGCCCAATACCAGGGCCACTTTCTTGCTCATCCTGCTCCCCCTGAAGGTCCACTCTGGTTACTGCACAATCCTGTGCCATGGCAGTGCCTGTGATAGTGGCACTTTTTCTTCGGCGCGCCGTCATAATCAGCACCGGCAACATGATTGCCGGACAACCTCTGGAGTATGCGACATGAAAGCCTGGATTCTCTTACCGATTGCGCTGTTGGCGGGCTGCTCAGCGACCACTTCCTACCGCGACAGCTGTGCGACCCAGCTGGATGCCGCGTGGCAGGAACTCGACCTGGCCAAGGCCGAGGGCTTTGCCGGAACCGTCAGTTACTCCAAGGCGGCATCGCTGATGACGGCGGCGAAAACTCAGCAACAGTTCGAAGCTTTCCGCGGCTGCACCAACAAGTCGGAGAAAGCTCGGTTCTATATCCGTGAGTCTCGGGCGGGCCGCTGACGCCTGACTGGAGTAAGCTGGCAGCCACTCGACTCGCTGGAGAATGGGATGCTGCTCGACTTCGCCAATCTGACCCCGCTGGACCGTTACCGCTGGCTCGCTGCAACCGTCACGCCCAGGCCAATCGCCTGGGTGTCGAGTCTCTCAGGGGAGGGCGTCGCCAACCTGGCGCCCTTCAGTTTTTTCCAGGTAATAAGCGACGAGCCGGCGACCCTGATGGTCAACGTCGGCACCCGTGATGACGGCGCCCTCAAGGACACCCTGCGCAACGCTCAGGAAACCGGTGAGCTGGTGATCCATCTGGTGTCGTTCGCGCAGGTCGAGGCGATGAATGCCAGCGCCGCGATCCTGCCGCGCAGCAGCAGCGAATTCGAACATTGCGCGATCGCATCGATTCCCAGCACTCGGGTCGCTCCGCCCCGCGTGGCTGGAGCAGCCGTGGCATTCGAATGCCGGGTGGCGGAAATCATCGGCTACCCGCAGCAGCAGCCCAATCATCACCTTATCTTCGCCGAGGTGCTGCTCGCCCATGTGGACGATGGCGTGCTCAACGAAAAAGGCCGTATCGACCCGCATCGTCTCGATCTGGTCGGGCGCCTGGGCGGTACCGCTTACAGCAGAACCCGCGACACCTTCGATTTGCAACGACCGAGCTGAGTTCTACCAGTAGAGTTCGATGCGTGAGCGTGGCGAGCGCTCGTCCAGCCGTGTGACGGTCTGTGCCAGCGCTTCGCGATCGATGCGCGTGTCGGCATTCTGGTAGCGAATGCGGTAACCGTCCCGGCAATCGTGGTTGGTCAGCAGCAGCCCCTGGCTCTCGGCAAGGCTGTCGACCTGACAGGCGCTGTGCACAGCCAGGCGGATGCCCACCTCACCGCCAGCCATCTCGGCGAAAGCCTGGCCGCTGGTCAGCAGAGCGCCCAGCAGCAGGATCGAAGGGTAGAGGTTGTTGCGCGAGGTGCTGGGCATGGTCGGTGTCCTGCCGACGCTCTGTCGGCTCAGTAGGCGAACCGATTCTAGCAATGGATTCTGGATGATGGCGAGGTGCTATTGCGGCCGTCCGTCGCTCGCCCTTGCCATCTTCGCTCCGAGATCCGCTCACACGAAGACGCTTCGGCAACCCATGGCGCCGCTCGATCTTGGGCCTGGTGCACAGTTTTGTCAGCAAAGGTTACCTATTCGTCAGCAAAGGTTACGTAGCGCTTTGCCCGATGCCACGGGGCCAGTAGCATCGAGCCACTTGCATGAGGAGTGGACGATGCACACGAAACTGGATGCCTGCCTTGATACCGTCAACCAGGTGCTGCTCGGCAAGGAGGCGCAGGTGCGCCTGGCACTGACCTGCCTTTTGGCACGGGGTCACCTGTTGATCGAAGATCTGCCCGGCATGGGCAAGACCACCCTCAGCCACGCCCTCGCCAAGGTCCTGGGCCTGAGTTTTCAGCGCGTTCAGTTCACGTCCGATCTGCTACCCGGCGATATCCTCGGAACGTCGGTATTCGACAAGGATACCGGGCAGTTTCTGTTCCATCCCGGGCCCATCTTCGCTGAGCTGGTCCTGGCTGACGAAATCAACCGGGCCACACCCAAGAGCCAGAGCGCCCTGCTCGAGGCCATGGAGGAAGGGCAGGTGACCATCGAGGGCGCCACGCGGCCATTGCCGGATCCGTTCTTCGTGATCGCCACGCAGAACCCGATCAGCCAGAGCGGCACTTTCGCTTTGCCGGAATCGCAACTGGATCGCTTCCTGATGCGCCTGTCGCTCGGTTATCCGGCCCGGGCGGCGGAGAAGGCGCTGCTACTGGGCGAGTCACGTCGTTCGGTGCTGCCGACCCTGGATGCGGTGCTCAACCACGCCGAGCTGGCGAAGTTGCAGGCCGAGGTGCCCAAGGTGCGGGTCAGCGATGCACTGGTCGATTATGTGCTGCGCCTGGTCGAGGCCACGCGCACCCAGCCGCAGTTCGCCTGGGGGCTGTCACCGCGTGGCAGCCTGGCGCTGCTGGCGGCGGCGCGTGCGTGGGCGCTGCTGGCTCAGCGAGATTATGTGATACCCGAGGATGTACAGGCCGTGCTGCCGTCGGTTGCCGGTCACCGGCTGCGCGACCAGGCCGACCCCGCCGGGCATGGTGGCGGGGCATTGGTGCAGTGGCTGCTGCGCGAGGTGCCTGCACTTTGACGAGTGCCCTGAAGCAGCGCTGGAGTCGCTGGCTGGACAAGCGCATTCCGGCGGCCGCCAGCATTCAGCTCAGTCAGCGGCGGATCTTCATCCTGCCAACGCGAGTCGGCGTGGCGTTTCTGTTTGCGCTGCTGGTGATGTTGCTGGCGGCAATCAACTACCAGAGCAGTCTGGCCTATGCGCTGACCTTCCTGTTGGGCTCGGTGTTCGTGGTGACCATCCTGCATACCTACCGCAACCTGGCCGGGCTGGTGCTGCATGGTGGTGGTGCCGGTGCCGTGTTCGCCGGCGAGCAGGCACGTCTGCGGGTACGCCTGGAAAGCCGCGGGCGGGTTCATGAAGCCGTGGCACTGGGCTGGCCGCCTGCCGATACGCTGCAGCAGGACGTCGCTGCCGGCGGCGCTACCGAGTGTGAACTGAGCCTGCCGACCCAGCGTCGTGGCTGGCTGCACCCCGGCAGACTGAGGGTAGAGAGCCGTTTTCCTCTGGGCATGCTGGTGGCGTGGAGCCTGATCGACCTGGATCAGGCGGTGCTGGTCTATCCGCGGCCACTGGAAGGCGAGTTGCCGCTGGCTGCCGGTGGCAGTGAGGACGATCAGGAGCAGGGGCATCTGAGCATGGGGCAGGGGAGCGATGACTTCCAGGGGCTGCGAACCTATCAGCCAGGCGACTCACGCAAGCGTCTGCACTGGAAAGCTTATTCGCGTGGCCAGGGCCTGCTGGTCAAGGACTTCGCCGCCCAGAGCGGTCGCGACCTGCTGCTGGATTTCGACGTGCTGAGCGGTGACCTGGAAAGCCGGCTATCGCTGCTCTGCCACTGGGTGCTGGTGCTCTCCGAACGGCAGCAGCCATTTGCCCTGCATCTGCCTGGCAGCCTGTTCGCAGCGGATATCGGCGAGCGCCACCGTGAGCGGTGTCTGCGTGCCCTGGCATTGCACGGAGCTCGCGCATGAGCGCCATTCAGGGCATTCCACGGATCAGCCTGACCTGGCTGCTGGTGGCGCAGGCGCTGGTGATCGTGCCGCATCTGGGGCACCTGCCGCTGTGGGTGATCGGCCTGTGGCTGGGCTGCGCCTTCTGGCGGGTACAGATTTTCCGCATGCGTGCCGGTTATCCCACGCGTGTGCTGCGTATCGGTCTGATCGTTCTGGCCGGGTTAGGGGTATTCCTTTCTCGCGGAACGCTGGTCGGGCTGGATGGCGGCGTGGTGCTGCTGATCGCCGCCTTCATCCTCAAATTGCTGGAGATGCGTACCCGCCGTGATGCGCTGGTGCTGATCTTCCTCGGCTTCTTCGTAGTGGTGACCGCGTACCTGTTCGATGACAGCATCCTCGTCGCCCTATTCAGCCTGTTGCCGGTCTGTGCACTGCTGGCGGCGCTGATCGGTCTGCAGCAGAGCGGTACGGCGACCCGCCCCTGGCGCACGCTTCGGTTGTCCGCCAGCCTGCTGCTGCAAGCGCTGCCGCTGATGCTGTTGCTGTTCCTGTTCTTCCCGCGCCTGGGGCCGCTCTGGTCGCTGCCTGTACCCAATGAACGGGGCGCTGTCACCGGCCTTGCCGACAGCATGGCTCCCGGAGACATCGCCGAGCTGACCCGTTCTGGCGAGCTGGCCTTTCGCGCCAGTTTCGAGGGCGAGGTGCCGCCGCGCAGCGAGCTGTACTGGCGGGCGCTGACCCTCGATCATTTCGATGGGCGGCGCTGGTCGCAATCACCGGTCGCGCAGTTCTCGCCACCGCCGCAATGGCAGCCGCGTGGTGAACCGTTGCGCTACAGCATCGTCATGCAGCCCACCACGCGGCCCTGGCTGTTCGCCCTCGACGTCGCCCAGACCGACTTGCAAGGCACCCGGCAGATGGGCGATTTCCGTCTGCAGCGCAACCGGCCGGTGGACCGTGCGCTGCTCTATGACGTCAGTTCCTGGCCCCAGGCGATTCGCGAACCGCATGAGCGCCGCAATGGCATGCAGACCTGGCTACGCCTGCCTCAGCAGGGGGACGCACGCAGCCGCGCGTGGGCGCAGGAACTGCGTCAGCAGCACCCACAAGACGAGCAACTGGTCGCCGCGCTGCTCGGCCACTTCAACCGCCAGCCTTACGTCTACACCCTGACACCGACGCCGCTGGGCGCCGACTCCATCGACGAGTTCCTGTTCGATACGCGCAGTGGCTTCTGCGCTCACTATGCGGGTGCCATGACGTTCGTGCTGCGTGCGGCGGGGATCCCCAGCCGGGTTGTCGCCGGCTATCAGGGGGGGGAGCTGAGCGGCAACGGTCGTTATGTTCAGGTACGCCAGTTCGATGCCCATGCCTGGGTCGAATACTGGCAAGCGGGGAAGGGCTGGACAAGCGTGGACCCTACCTTCCAGGTTGCCCCCGAGCGCATCGAGCAAGGTCTGGAGCAGGCCCTGGCAGGTGAGCAGAGCTTCCTCGCCGACTCGCCTTTCTCGCCCTTGCGCTATCGCAACCTAACCTGGCTGAACGAGCTCCGCCTGGCCTGGGATGACCTCAATTACGGCTGGCAGCGCTGGGTTCTCGGTTATCAGGGCGCTCAGCAGTTCGAATTGCTGCAGCGCTGGTTCGGTCAGGTCGACAGCGGTCGCCTGATACTCGCATTGGTGGGGGGCGGCGGCTTGCTGCTGGGGCTGTTGTCGTTATGGCTGTTCAAGCCCTGGCGCGTCGAACGGGACTCCCTGCTACGGGTGTTCGTGCGCTTCGAACGCCTGCTGGCGCAGCATGGCGTGCGGCGAGATACCGGCGAGGGCCCTCGGGCGTTCGCTGCCCGTGCCGCTCAGGCACTGCCCGGGCAGGCCGAGGCCATCGCTGCGTTCGTACGGGCCTATGAGGCGCAGCGTTATGCAGGGCAGAACGTATCCCCCCGAGCACTACTCCAACAGCTGAATGCGCTTCGCCGTCAGCTACCGTGGCGTTGGAGTCGACCCCATTGACCGGTTTCAGGAGTACCCGCGATGAGTGGTTTCGTCAGCAATTTGCGCAGTGAAGTGCTGCGTTTGCAGGTAGCGCTCTACGCCTGCCGCGAGCGTCTGCAGGCACAGACCGATGGTGAGGCGCTGCATGATCTGCGGGTGTGCCTGCGCAGACTGCGCAGCCTGCTCAAGCCCCTCAAGGGGGCTGCCGGCAGCGACCCGTTGCAGCAGCGTGCGGCCGAGATCGGGCGTCTGAGTGGTCCGCTGCGCGACCTCGAGGTGTTGATCGACACCTTGAGGCAGCATGGCGAACATGTTGCTGCCGACCGATGTGTGGCCGAGCGGGCCAGAGGCGACGCGATGTTGCTCGCCAGCCGTTCGCTGCCGGCACTGTTTCGGGCGCTGGACGAATGGCCCCAGGAGCTGGCCCGACAGCAGGCCAGCGGTGAGCTCGATGATCTGCACAAGAAGGTTCGCCGCTACCTGCGCAAGCAGCGTGCCCGCCTGGTTGAGGCGTTGGCTGATGCCGAGCATGACCGCCATCGAGTCCGTCTGCTGATCAAGCGGGTGCGCTACACGACGGAGGCGTATCCGCAACTGTCGCCGTTATCCGCAGCCCAGGTTCGCCTGCTCAAGAAGGGGCAGGCGGTACTTGGCGACTGGCACGACCACCTGCAGTGGCTGGCGAGGGCCGAAACGGAGACGGACCTGCAGGTCTTCGAACAGCCATGGCGCCGCTCGATGCAGGAGGCCGAACGGGCCTCGGAAGTGATTCAGGCGCGTCTGCTTGCGGCGCTGGAGTAGGCACGCCGCTATTTCCTTACAAATGACCGAACTGGCGCCTGCCGCCGCCTCGCCGCCGGGCAGCGAGTCTCTTACTATCGTGGTGACGTCCATGGGAGGTGAGCATGAATTTCTCTGCATTGCTGGAACAGGTACGGCGCACGCCCGAGTCGCTGTCGATTCCCGCTGACTGGGGCCAGGGGCGCGCCAGTTTCGGGGGCTTGGTGGCGGCATTGGTGTACGACGTGATGCGCAACAAGGTGGCGGCGGATCGGCCACCCCGTTCGCTGGCGATTACCTTCGTCGCGCCGGTCGCGCCTGATACCGCGACCTGTTTCGAGGCCGAGGTGCTGCGCGAGGGCAAGGCCGTCAGCCAGGTGTTGGGGCGCGCGCTACAGAACGGTGAGGTCGTGGCTCTGGTGCAAGGCAGCTTTGGCGCGCCTCGTCCTTCTTCGGTCAGCGTCGAGGCGCAGCCAGCGCCTGTGCTGGAGGCCGTGGAAGGTAGCCAGGAGCTGCCTTACATCCCCCAGGTCACCCCGGAATTCACCCGCCATCTGGCAATGCGTTGGGGGCTGGGTGGCTTGCCATTCAGTGGCAGCCAGTCGCGGGAGATGGGTGGCTGGGTACGCTTCCGTGATCAGGAGCGTGTCGAAACCCTCGGTGAAGCGCATCTGCTGGGACTGGTCGATGCCTGGCCACCGGCTGTGCTTTCTCTGCTCAAGGGGCCTGCGCCAGGTAGTTCGCTGACCTGGACCATCGAGTTCATCCAGCCGCTGGTCTCGGTGACCTCGGATCAGTGGTGCCTGTATCGTGCGCAAATCGAACACGCCCGTGATGGCTATGGACACGTCGCTGCGGCACTCTGGACCGCCAGCGGAGAACTGCTGGCGATCAGTCGTCAGACGGTTACCGTGTTCGGCTGAGCCGCGGCAGCAGGCAACAGCGCCTGCCGTGCCAGGGCATAGGCTGCAATCGCTCCCAGCCCCGACAAGACCAGCGCCAGCGGGCCTGACCCACTGCCGGCAAGAGCGAGCGACACCAGCAGCAGTGGCAGGGCGATGGCCAGCGATGGCATGTCGATCGATTCGGTGCTGGCCGAGTGGGCGAGGGTAGCGTTTTGCGTGCTCATGAAAGGTCTCCTGCATCAGATGGAGCCAGTCTATGGGGCAGCCGGCCCGGCAGCGAATTGATCCCTCCTATGTGGCAGATAGCTTTTGTACCATCTGCCCAAACCTCGCTAGCGCCTCACGGCCACCAGGCAGCATGCCCTAGGGCTTGAGTTGGCGGATGGCACGCGATAGCTCGCCCGCCAGTTCTGCCAGTTCACTGCTGGTCGCGGCCGACTCCTGGGTCTGCTCGACGGTTTGTTCGGTGACGTCGCGAATGCCGATCACCGAGCGGGTCATCTCCTCGGCCACCTGACTCTGCTGCTCGGCGGCCACGGCAATCTGCGTATTGCTCTCACGCATCTGCGCCACTGCACTGGTAATCGCAGCCAGCGCCTCGCCGGCTTCATGGGCGGCCTGTACGCAATCGTCGGCTTTCAGCGTACTTTCCTGCATGAATTCCACGGCATCCCGGGTGCCTGCCTGCAGGGTGCCGATCATGCTGGTGATCTCGTCGGTGGAGTCCTGCACGCGCTTGGCCAGGTTGCGTACTTCGTCGGCCACCACGGCAAAGCCACGGCCCATCTCGCCAGCGCGGGCCGCTTCGATGGCCGCGTTGAGTGCCAGCAGGTTGGTCTGTTCGGCGATGCCATGAATGACGTTCACCACACTGCTGATCTTCTGGCTGTCGCCCGCGACCTGCTGAATCATCGTGGCCGTCTGCTGGACACCGCTGGATAGCCCGGTGATGGAGTGTACGACGCGACTGACCACGGCCTGGCCGGCGCCCGCGAGCTGGTCGGCGGTCTGGGACTGGTCGCGCGTGGTCGCCGCATGCTCGGCGATGTGGTGCACGGTGGTCGACATCTCGTTGATGGCCGTTGCGGCCTGGTCGGTTTCGCTCTGTTGACCGAGCATGCCCTGGCGCACGT encodes:
- a CDS encoding methyl-accepting chemotaxis protein → MPVWIRDVSLKHKFWAVNAVAFFTTLLLVLFAMHQEQDTFAQAAREAAQRQARLIAAWPAEGELPGSADLIPYTSGETPRLPGNTNAGALRNTHGWVELPHDGVFGSDPLIGVLISARGGDERVAIPAYGRSLAQVFAERAGSYALAVALLMLALLGASQVLIRFLLSHLNTLKDVMLHVERSGDLSARVPLQSRDEVGQMAGAFNAMQDGYQRVVDTVIQAASRLDDGTARLARSMKDVRQGMLGQQSETDQAATAINEMSTTVHHIAEHAATTRDQSQTADQLAGAGQAVVSRVVHSITGLSSGVQQTATMIQQVAGDSQKISSVVNVIHGIAEQTNLLALNAAIEAARAGEMGRGFAVVADEVRNLAKRVQDSTDEITSMIGTLQAGTRDAVEFMQESTLKADDCVQAAHEAGEALAAITSAVAQMRESNTQIAVAAEQQSQVAEEMTRSVIGIRDVTEQTVEQTQESAATSSELAELAGELSRAIRQLKP